One region of Microbacterium rhizosphaerae genomic DNA includes:
- a CDS encoding ABC transporter ATP-binding protein — MGDALTADAPPSPAADTSARIEIVGLTKRFLTPNGEPFTAIKDVTLTVEPGQFCAIVGPTGCGKSTTLGQVSGLERPSAGAVRVGGQTVEGITAGVSYMFQADSLFPWKTVLANVMMGPLLTGTPKREAIDLARDWLRRVGLNGFEDRYPHQLSGGMRKRVAMAAALINNPRILLMDEPFGALDVQTKSIMQGELLQLWEQLRPSVLFITHDLDEAVALSDRVAVMTSSPGSIKKVFDIDLPRPRGNVQDIRHERRFLELQGEIWQSLRDEVTRAYERTVAA, encoded by the coding sequence ATGGGCGACGCGCTCACCGCCGACGCGCCCCCGTCTCCCGCCGCGGACACCTCCGCGCGGATCGAGATCGTGGGACTCACCAAACGCTTCCTCACGCCGAACGGCGAGCCGTTCACGGCCATCAAGGACGTGACGCTGACCGTCGAACCCGGACAGTTCTGCGCGATCGTCGGTCCGACAGGCTGCGGCAAGTCGACGACGCTGGGGCAGGTCTCCGGCTTGGAGCGGCCGAGCGCCGGCGCCGTGCGCGTCGGCGGGCAGACGGTGGAGGGGATCACCGCAGGCGTCAGCTACATGTTCCAGGCCGACTCGCTCTTCCCCTGGAAGACCGTGCTCGCCAACGTGATGATGGGCCCGCTGCTGACCGGAACCCCCAAGCGCGAGGCGATCGATCTCGCCCGGGACTGGCTGCGCCGGGTCGGCCTCAACGGATTCGAAGACCGCTACCCCCACCAGCTCTCGGGCGGCATGCGCAAGCGTGTCGCGATGGCGGCCGCACTCATCAACAACCCGCGCATCCTGCTCATGGACGAGCCGTTCGGCGCCCTCGACGTGCAGACGAAGTCGATCATGCAGGGCGAGCTGCTGCAGCTGTGGGAGCAGCTGCGCCCCTCGGTGCTGTTCATCACCCACGACCTCGACGAGGCCGTGGCGCTCTCCGACCGGGTGGCCGTCATGACCTCCAGCCCCGGTTCGATCAAGAAGGTCTTCGACATCGACCTGCCGCGGCCGCGCGGCAACGTGCAGGACATCCGTCACGAGCGGCGGTTCCTCGAACTGCAGGGCGAGATCTGGCAGTCGCTGCGTGACGAAGTCACGCGCGCCTATGAAAGGACGGTCGCGGCATGA
- a CDS encoding sensor histidine kinase, protein MRRSMRKISTQIFLAQLVILTASLALGFVLFTATARAQIDEDFQARAAVIGQAVAVVPEIQACMAHPAPGCDRAIQDFATATTRSTGARYVVVIDMDRVRHSHPDPALIGQKVSEPIVTTDGQVHLRVDHGSTGDTANARVPLYAPDGTTMAGEVSVGILEDTVSSELLAELPSYAAWFLLALGIGALASWLLARRMKRRTFGLELDEIAQLLQEREATLHGIREGVVGIGPDGRITVMNDEAQRLLGVAPGTGRRLEEVIPEGPLRDALTDRDSGKDEIVLTDDRWLVVNRMPVTLAGASHGIVVTLRDRTDIEGLTRELDGERSLTDSLRAQQHEFSNRMHALAGLLELDRSDEALEYLTELRGLSADLDQTLRTRIRAPHIVGLLLGKAAEASERGFELVIAPETSISEAPERLRLLTTVIGNLVDNAFDALAGAPAPRRVTVSAVESPEDIVVTVSDNGPGVPPGEIAHIFRNGYTTKRGSTVRHSGLGLALVQDAVVKAGGTVTVDNDEGAVFRVVIPRADESAAVTT, encoded by the coding sequence ATGCGACGAAGCATGCGGAAGATCTCGACGCAGATCTTCCTGGCCCAGCTGGTCATCCTGACCGCGTCGCTCGCGCTCGGATTCGTGCTGTTCACGGCGACTGCCCGGGCGCAGATCGACGAGGACTTCCAAGCACGCGCCGCCGTCATCGGGCAGGCGGTCGCCGTGGTTCCCGAGATCCAGGCATGCATGGCACATCCCGCACCCGGCTGCGATCGCGCGATCCAGGACTTCGCCACCGCGACGACGAGGTCCACCGGCGCCCGCTATGTCGTCGTGATCGACATGGATCGCGTCCGGCATTCCCACCCCGACCCCGCCCTGATCGGACAGAAGGTGAGTGAGCCGATCGTCACGACGGACGGCCAGGTGCATCTGCGTGTCGACCACGGCTCGACGGGCGACACCGCGAACGCGCGTGTTCCGCTGTACGCGCCGGACGGCACGACGATGGCCGGCGAGGTGTCGGTCGGCATCCTCGAAGACACGGTGTCCAGCGAACTGCTCGCCGAGTTGCCGTCCTACGCGGCCTGGTTCCTCCTGGCGCTCGGTATAGGCGCCCTCGCATCGTGGCTGCTGGCACGCCGGATGAAGCGCCGGACGTTCGGCCTCGAGCTCGACGAGATCGCGCAGCTGCTGCAGGAGCGCGAGGCGACGCTGCACGGCATCCGCGAGGGCGTCGTCGGCATCGGGCCGGACGGGCGCATCACCGTCATGAACGACGAGGCCCAGCGACTGCTCGGCGTCGCGCCGGGCACCGGTCGCCGCCTCGAGGAGGTCATCCCGGAGGGGCCGCTGCGCGACGCACTGACCGATCGCGACAGCGGCAAGGACGAGATCGTCCTGACGGATGACCGCTGGCTGGTCGTGAACCGGATGCCGGTCACCCTCGCCGGCGCATCGCACGGCATCGTCGTCACCCTGCGCGACCGCACCGACATCGAAGGCCTCACGCGCGAGCTCGACGGTGAGCGCAGCCTCACCGACTCCCTCCGGGCCCAGCAGCACGAGTTCTCCAACCGCATGCACGCGCTCGCAGGGCTGCTGGAGCTCGACCGCTCCGACGAGGCCCTCGAATACCTCACGGAGCTGCGCGGACTGTCCGCCGACCTCGATCAGACCCTGCGCACCCGCATCCGGGCCCCGCACATCGTCGGACTCCTCCTGGGCAAGGCCGCCGAGGCGAGCGAACGGGGGTTCGAGCTCGTGATCGCGCCCGAGACCTCGATCAGCGAGGCGCCGGAGCGTCTGCGGCTGCTGACCACCGTCATCGGCAACCTCGTCGACAACGCCTTCGACGCCCTCGCCGGGGCTCCCGCGCCGCGGCGCGTGACGGTCTCGGCGGTCGAGTCGCCCGAGGACATCGTCGTGACCGTGTCGGACAACGGTCCCGGAGTCCCGCCGGGGGAGATCGCGCACATCTTCCGGAACGGCTATACGACCAAGCGCGGCTCCACCGTGCGGCACAGCGGCCTCGGGCTCGCACTCGTCCAGGATGCCGTGGTCAAGGCGGGCGGCACGGTGACCGTCGACAACGACGAGGGCGCTGTCTTCCGCGTCGTCATCCCGCGCGCAGACGAGTCGGCGGCGGTGACGACATGA
- a CDS encoding response regulator produces MSDDITVLVVDDDYHVASVHAGFVGRVPGFRVVGEAHTAAEALAETARLHPDLVLMDIYLPDGDGLDVTRTLLSRADAPAVIVVSAARDAASLRTAVQLGAVHYLVKPFGFADLADRLNAFREAHAQWGRMPDEATQADVNRIFGLLRGTASTPATVSPDTSRLAPTLRLVYEVVAATGPMSAVEVATAVGISRATAQRYLAQLEQSGLVRLDLRYGSTGRPEHRYSLRG; encoded by the coding sequence ATGAGCGACGACATCACCGTCCTCGTCGTCGACGACGACTACCACGTGGCGAGTGTCCACGCGGGATTCGTCGGGCGCGTCCCCGGGTTCCGCGTGGTAGGCGAGGCGCACACCGCCGCGGAGGCCCTTGCCGAGACCGCGCGACTGCATCCCGACCTCGTCCTCATGGACATCTATCTGCCCGACGGCGACGGTCTCGACGTCACGCGCACCCTGCTCTCGCGCGCGGATGCGCCGGCCGTCATCGTCGTGTCGGCGGCGAGGGATGCGGCGTCCCTGCGCACGGCGGTGCAGCTGGGAGCCGTGCACTACCTCGTGAAGCCGTTCGGCTTCGCCGATCTCGCCGACCGTCTGAACGCCTTCCGTGAGGCGCATGCCCAGTGGGGACGGATGCCGGACGAGGCGACCCAGGCCGACGTCAACCGGATCTTCGGGCTGCTGCGGGGCACCGCATCCACTCCCGCCACCGTCTCGCCCGACACCTCCCGGCTCGCGCCCACCCTGCGCCTCGTGTACGAGGTCGTCGCGGCGACGGGGCCGATGTCGGCCGTCGAGGTCGCGACGGCCGTCGGCATCAGCCGGGCCACCGCACAGCGGTATCTCGCCCAGCTGGAGCAGTCCGGGCTCGTCCGCCTGGACCTGCGCTACGGCTCGACCGGCCGACCGGAGCACCGCTACTCCCTGCGGGGATGA
- the pheS gene encoding phenylalanine--tRNA ligase subunit alpha, with protein sequence MSDALQITPEAVADAVDAALAAIAAASGTAELKAARSEHSAEGSPLARLNASLRDVAPEHKAEFGKLVGQARGRVNQALAAREVELAEAETAARLEAERVDITALAQHARVGARHPVSLLQEEISDIFVGMGWEIAEGPELEHEWFNFDALNFDADHPARQEQDTFYVDPVSRHLVLRTHTSPVQVRSMLERELPVYVLCPGRVYRTDEFDATHLPVFTQFEGLVVDKGITMANLKGTLDHVARQLFGPEAKTRFRTNFFPFTEPSAELDLWHPTFKGGARWIEWGGCGMINPNVLRAAGIDPEVYSGFAFGMGVERAVMFRSDVQDMRDMAEGDVRFSEQFGMVV encoded by the coding sequence GTGTCCGACGCACTCCAGATCACCCCAGAAGCGGTCGCCGATGCCGTCGACGCCGCGCTCGCGGCCATCGCCGCGGCATCCGGCACCGCCGAGCTGAAGGCCGCCCGCAGCGAGCACTCCGCCGAGGGCTCGCCGCTCGCGCGCCTGAACGCGAGCCTGCGCGACGTCGCCCCGGAGCACAAGGCCGAGTTCGGCAAGCTCGTCGGCCAGGCCCGCGGCCGGGTGAACCAGGCGCTGGCGGCACGCGAGGTCGAGCTCGCCGAGGCCGAGACGGCCGCGCGCCTCGAGGCCGAGCGCGTGGACATCACGGCGCTGGCGCAGCACGCGCGCGTCGGGGCGCGGCATCCCGTGTCCCTCCTTCAGGAGGAGATCTCGGACATCTTCGTGGGCATGGGATGGGAGATCGCCGAGGGCCCCGAGCTCGAGCACGAGTGGTTCAACTTCGACGCGCTGAACTTCGACGCCGACCACCCGGCTCGCCAGGAGCAGGACACGTTCTACGTCGACCCCGTCAGTCGCCACCTGGTGCTGCGCACGCACACGAGCCCGGTGCAGGTGCGCTCGATGCTCGAGCGCGAGCTGCCGGTGTACGTGCTGTGCCCCGGCCGCGTCTACCGCACCGACGAGTTCGACGCCACGCATCTGCCCGTGTTCACCCAGTTCGAGGGCCTCGTCGTGGACAAGGGCATCACGATGGCGAACCTCAAGGGCACGCTCGACCACGTCGCCCGTCAGCTCTTCGGTCCCGAGGCGAAGACCCGGTTCCGCACGAACTTCTTCCCCTTCACCGAGCCGTCCGCCGAGCTCGATCTGTGGCACCCGACCTTCAAGGGCGGCGCCCGCTGGATCGAGTGGGGCGGCTGCGGGATGATCAACCCCAACGTGCTGCGCGCCGCGGGGATCGACCCCGAGGTGTACTCCGGGTTCGCATTCGGGATGGGCGTCGAGCGGGCGGTCATGTTCCGCTCCGATGTGCAGGACATGCGTGACATGGCCGAGGGCGATGTCCGCTTCAGCGAGCAGTTCGGGATGGTGGTGTGA
- the pheT gene encoding phenylalanine--tRNA ligase subunit beta — MRVPLSWLREYVEVPAQTTPEDVLAALVRVGFEEEDVHRFELSGPIVVGQVLEFVEEPQSNGKTIRWCQVDVGPSTGAGTDVAASGDHDIRGIVCGARNFFEGDKVVVSLPGAVLPGPFPIAARKTYGHVSDGMIASARELGLGEEHDGILRLAQLGIDAPVGTDAIALLGLDDVAVDINVTPDRGYALSIRGVAREYSHSTGAAFRDPAERLWEELVPGSGFPISVVDDAPIRGRVGASEFVARVVRDVDPAKPTPAWMIARLTLAGIRSLGILIDITNYVMLELGQPIHGYDLDKLQGGITVRRATPGETIETLDGKVRTLDPEDLLITDDSGPIGLAGVMGGGTTEMSDTTRNVLVEAAAFDTVSIARTARRHKLPSEASRRFERGVDPLMPFVAARRVADLMVEYAGGTSDEEYGGALFAEVLIPGIVLPPDFVQGLIGVDYTAGEIEAALRLIGCEVAAADEQGWHVIPPTWRPDLTDKWTLAEEVGRIEGYDRIPSILPTPPSGRGLTAAQKGRRRVANALAAAGLVETPSFPFTTQEQNDLHGSASGEPLPSVKLANALDGQAPYLRRSLLPGLLQVAHRNVSRGFTDLALFETGTVFLPEPGVEYGTEAVPPLAVRPDDETLARLDASLPPQPRYAAVLLTGNRIAKQPGQSPVAADLSDALDAVRTIASAAGVAIDVAQSQRAALHPGRAGVLSVAGTEVGYVGELLPAVSEAADLHGRVVVAELNLDLVLLLAGERVVAASLSGFPAATQDVSLVVPADVPAADVAAALVEGAGSLLESLRVVDDYRGAGLPEDAKSLTFALRFRAADRTLTAAEATDAKLSGVAVAQERFNAKLRD; from the coding sequence ATGCGGGTCCCGCTTTCGTGGCTGCGTGAGTACGTCGAGGTTCCGGCGCAGACGACCCCCGAGGACGTCCTCGCCGCGCTCGTGCGCGTCGGGTTCGAGGAGGAGGACGTCCACCGCTTCGAGCTGTCCGGTCCGATCGTCGTCGGACAGGTGCTCGAGTTCGTCGAGGAGCCGCAGTCCAACGGCAAGACCATCCGCTGGTGCCAAGTCGATGTCGGCCCCTCGACCGGCGCGGGGACCGATGTCGCCGCAAGCGGCGACCACGACATTCGCGGCATCGTGTGCGGTGCGCGCAACTTCTTCGAGGGCGACAAGGTCGTGGTGAGCCTTCCCGGTGCCGTACTGCCCGGACCGTTCCCGATCGCCGCCCGTAAGACGTACGGTCACGTGTCCGACGGCATGATCGCCTCGGCGCGCGAGCTCGGCCTCGGCGAGGAGCACGACGGCATCCTGCGTCTGGCCCAGCTCGGCATCGACGCCCCCGTCGGCACGGATGCGATCGCACTCCTCGGCCTCGACGACGTCGCGGTCGACATCAACGTGACACCCGACCGCGGCTACGCCCTGTCGATCCGCGGCGTGGCCCGCGAGTACTCGCACTCGACCGGCGCGGCGTTCCGCGACCCTGCTGAGCGCCTGTGGGAGGAGCTCGTCCCGGGCTCCGGCTTCCCGATCTCCGTCGTCGACGACGCGCCCATCCGCGGCCGGGTCGGCGCATCCGAGTTCGTCGCGCGCGTCGTGCGCGACGTCGACCCCGCCAAGCCGACGCCGGCGTGGATGATCGCGCGCCTGACGCTCGCCGGCATCCGCTCGCTCGGCATCCTCATCGACATCACCAACTACGTGATGCTCGAACTCGGCCAGCCGATCCACGGCTACGACCTCGACAAACTGCAGGGCGGCATCACCGTCCGTCGGGCGACGCCCGGCGAGACGATCGAGACGCTCGACGGCAAGGTGCGCACCCTCGACCCCGAGGACCTGCTCATCACCGATGACTCCGGCCCCATCGGTCTCGCCGGTGTCATGGGCGGCGGCACCACCGAGATGAGTGACACGACACGCAACGTGCTCGTGGAGGCCGCGGCCTTCGACACGGTGTCGATCGCCCGCACGGCGCGCCGGCACAAGCTGCCCAGCGAGGCCTCCCGCCGCTTCGAGCGCGGCGTCGACCCGCTCATGCCGTTCGTGGCCGCCCGTCGCGTGGCCGACCTCATGGTGGAGTACGCCGGCGGGACGAGCGACGAGGAGTACGGCGGGGCCCTCTTCGCCGAGGTGCTCATCCCGGGGATCGTGCTGCCGCCGGACTTCGTCCAGGGGCTCATCGGCGTCGATTACACCGCGGGCGAGATCGAGGCCGCGCTGCGGCTGATCGGATGCGAGGTGGCCGCGGCCGACGAGCAGGGCTGGCACGTCATCCCGCCGACCTGGCGCCCCGACCTCACCGACAAGTGGACCCTCGCCGAGGAGGTCGGGCGCATCGAGGGGTACGACCGCATCCCGTCGATCCTGCCCACCCCGCCCTCGGGCCGCGGCCTCACCGCCGCTCAGAAGGGCCGCCGCCGCGTCGCCAACGCCCTCGCCGCGGCAGGCCTCGTCGAGACGCCCTCGTTCCCCTTCACGACCCAGGAGCAGAACGACCTGCACGGCTCCGCGTCCGGTGAGCCGCTGCCCAGCGTCAAGCTCGCGAACGCGCTGGACGGCCAGGCGCCGTACCTGCGCCGCTCGCTGCTGCCGGGCCTGCTCCAGGTCGCGCACCGCAACGTGTCGCGCGGCTTCACCGACCTTGCGCTGTTCGAGACCGGCACGGTGTTCCTTCCGGAGCCCGGCGTCGAGTACGGCACCGAGGCCGTTCCGCCTCTCGCGGTGCGTCCGGATGACGAGACCCTCGCGCGGCTGGATGCCTCGCTGCCGCCCCAGCCGCGGTATGCGGCGGTGCTCTTGACCGGCAACCGCATCGCCAAGCAGCCGGGGCAGTCGCCGGTCGCCGCCGACCTCTCCGACGCCCTCGACGCCGTGCGCACGATCGCGTCGGCGGCCGGTGTCGCGATCGACGTCGCGCAGTCGCAGCGGGCCGCCCTGCATCCCGGTCGCGCCGGCGTGCTGAGCGTCGCCGGCACCGAGGTCGGTTATGTCGGCGAACTGCTGCCCGCGGTCTCCGAGGCTGCCGACCTCCACGGCCGCGTGGTCGTCGCCGAGCTGAACCTCGACCTCGTGCTCTTGCTCGCGGGCGAGCGCGTCGTCGCCGCATCGCTGTCGGGCTTCCCGGCCGCGACGCAGGACGTGTCGCTCGTCGTGCCGGCCGACGTGCCGGCGGCGGATGTCGCGGCCGCGCTCGTCGAGGGTGCGGGTTCGCTGCTGGAGTCTCTGCGCGTGGTCGACGACTACCGGGGAGCCGGCCTGCCGGAGGACGCCAAGAGCCTGACGTTCGCCCTGCGCTTCCGCGCCGCTGACCGCACTCTGACCGCGGCCGAGGCGACGGATGCGAAGCTCTCCGGGGTCGCGGTCGCGCAGGAGCGCTTCAACGCCAAACTCCGCGACTGA
- a CDS encoding GIY-YIG nuclease family protein, protein MPFMYILRCRDGSYYTGSTDKDPELRLWEHNHDEHLAARYTIKRRPLVLVYLEEFERIDAAFAREKQVQRWSRAKKQALIDGRGHDLPVLSRTRREPPAR, encoded by the coding sequence ATGCCATTCATGTACATTCTTCGCTGCCGTGATGGTTCGTACTACACGGGCAGTACGGACAAAGACCCCGAGTTGCGCCTGTGGGAGCACAACCACGACGAGCACCTCGCCGCGCGCTACACGATCAAGCGACGTCCGCTGGTGCTCGTGTACCTCGAGGAGTTCGAGCGGATCGACGCCGCGTTCGCTCGTGAGAAGCAGGTGCAGAGGTGGAGTCGTGCCAAGAAGCAGGCGCTGATCGACGGCCGTGGCCACGATCTCCCGGTGCTGTCGCGCACACGGCGTGAGCCGCCCGCGCGTTGA
- the istA gene encoding IS21 family transposase yields the protein MITLEDWALIRRLAAEGVPKAQIAARLQISRTTVIKAVGSGSPPRYERAARPTSFTPFEARVRQLLVETPDMPATVLAERVGWTGSIRWFRDNVHRLRPEQRRIDPADRLTWEPGDAAQCDLWFPPEKIPLEDGTRKLLPVLVITAAHSRLMLARMIPTRKTEDLLLGSWELIQQLGRVPRRLIWDNEPGIGRGKRHAEGVDAFMGTLATRLVLLPPKDPESKGVVERRNGWFETSFMPGRSFTSAADFDAQFRDWLGRVNARVVRTTKASPLQRVDVDRAAMLPLPPIPLHLGWRNRVRLGRDYYVRLDTNDYSVDPQVIGRLVDVTADLERVRVRADGRIVADHARVWARGMTITDPAHVETAARLRKQFQQPRAAAAGDDLARDLADYDRAFGIIDGELS from the coding sequence GTGATCACTTTGGAGGATTGGGCGTTGATCCGCAGGCTGGCTGCGGAGGGTGTTCCGAAGGCGCAGATCGCGGCGCGGCTGCAGATCTCGAGGACCACGGTCATCAAGGCGGTGGGTTCGGGTTCGCCGCCGCGGTATGAGCGGGCGGCGAGGCCGACCTCGTTCACGCCGTTCGAAGCGCGAGTCCGGCAGCTGTTGGTCGAGACTCCGGATATGCCGGCGACGGTGCTGGCCGAGCGGGTGGGGTGGACGGGGTCGATCCGCTGGTTCCGGGACAACGTGCACCGGCTGCGGCCGGAGCAACGGCGTATCGATCCCGCGGACCGGCTCACGTGGGAGCCCGGGGACGCGGCGCAGTGTGATCTGTGGTTCCCGCCGGAGAAGATCCCTCTGGAGGACGGCACCCGGAAGCTGCTGCCGGTGCTGGTGATCACGGCCGCGCACTCGAGGTTGATGCTCGCGCGGATGATTCCGACGCGGAAGACGGAGGATCTGCTGCTGGGGTCGTGGGAGCTGATCCAACAGCTCGGGCGGGTGCCGCGGCGGCTGATCTGGGACAACGAACCCGGCATCGGGCGCGGCAAACGGCACGCCGAGGGCGTTGACGCGTTCATGGGCACGCTGGCGACGAGGCTGGTGCTGCTTCCGCCGAAGGACCCGGAGTCCAAGGGCGTCGTGGAGCGCCGCAACGGCTGGTTCGAGACCTCGTTCATGCCGGGCCGGTCGTTCACTTCCGCTGCGGACTTCGACGCCCAGTTCCGGGACTGGCTGGGGCGGGTCAACGCCCGGGTGGTGCGCACCACAAAGGCGTCACCGCTGCAGCGGGTCGACGTGGACCGGGCGGCGATGCTGCCGTTGCCGCCGATCCCGCTGCACTTGGGTTGGCGCAACCGGGTCCGGCTCGGCCGGGATTACTACGTCCGTCTCGACACCAACGACTACTCCGTCGACCCGCAGGTAATCGGCCGGCTCGTGGACGTGACCGCGGACTTGGAACGGGTCAGAGTCCGCGCGGACGGGCGGATCGTGGCTGACCACGCGCGGGTCTGGGCCAGAGGGATGACGATCACCGATCCTGCCCATGTCGAGACCGCCGCGAGGCTGCGGAAACAGTTCCAACAGCCCCGCGCCGCCGCCGCCGGTGACGACCTGGCCCGTGACCTCGCGGACTACGACCGGGCCTTCGGGATCATCGATGGAGAGCTCAGCTGA
- the istB gene encoding IS21-like element helper ATPase IstB: protein MATTKTTESVKQLTYLAGALKAPRITEAATRLADQARDAGWSFEDYLAAVLEREVSARNASGAELRIKAAGFPARKTLEDFDWDAQPPARQQIAQLASGGFLLEAQNVVLLGPPGTGKTHLAIALGIVAARHGHRVLFATATDWVTRLTDAHRQGRLPQELARLRRYGLVIVDEVGYLPFEQDAANLFFQLVSSRYEHASLILTSNLPFSGWGGVFGDQAVAAAMIDRIVHHADVLTLKGASYRLRGRGIDSLPSIRTTTDETPG from the coding sequence ATGGCTACCACGAAGACGACCGAGTCGGTCAAGCAGCTCACGTATCTCGCCGGCGCGTTGAAAGCACCCCGGATCACCGAAGCCGCGACCCGGCTCGCCGACCAAGCCCGCGACGCGGGCTGGTCGTTCGAGGACTACCTCGCCGCCGTCCTGGAACGCGAGGTGTCGGCGCGCAACGCGTCCGGCGCGGAGCTGCGGATCAAGGCCGCCGGGTTCCCGGCACGGAAGACACTGGAGGACTTCGACTGGGACGCGCAGCCCCCAGCCCGGCAGCAGATCGCGCAACTCGCCTCCGGCGGGTTCCTCCTGGAAGCGCAGAACGTGGTGCTGCTCGGCCCGCCCGGAACGGGGAAGACGCATTTGGCGATCGCGTTGGGGATCGTCGCCGCCCGGCACGGGCATCGGGTGCTGTTCGCGACCGCGACGGACTGGGTCACCCGCCTCACCGACGCGCACCGGCAAGGCCGGCTCCCCCAAGAGCTCGCGAGGCTGCGGCGTTACGGGCTGGTCATCGTCGACGAAGTCGGCTACCTCCCGTTCGAGCAAGACGCGGCGAACTTGTTCTTTCAGCTGGTGTCCTCCCGCTACGAGCACGCGTCGCTGATCCTCACCTCGAACCTCCCGTTCTCCGGGTGGGGAGGGGTGTTCGGAGACCAGGCCGTCGCCGCTGCGATGATCGACCGGATCGTGCACCACGCCGACGTCCTCACCCTGAAAGGCGCCAGTTACCGGCTCCGCGGACGCGGCATCGACAGCCTCCCCAGCATCCGCACCACAACCGACGAAACCCCTGGCTAG
- a CDS encoding dienelactone hydrolase family protein yields MSETMVLRAADGSDFDVYTARPEGVPRGGLVLIHEIWGLVDHIRDVADRFAAQGYLVAAPDILSHGGIAPALGAELFALLNDPDENVRLEAQPRMREAMSEMRSPGYAAWAVGALRTVVDWLETQEGVDGRIGAVGFCFGGTYVYLLAASDDRIRAAVPFYGTAPSPERIADISAAVLALYGQHDPALIDALPDVWERMTQAGVDFETVVYPGAGHAFFNDTGSRYRAGEAADAWERVNTFLPEHLDAR; encoded by the coding sequence ATGAGCGAGACGATGGTGCTGCGCGCGGCCGACGGCAGCGATTTCGATGTGTACACCGCCCGACCGGAGGGCGTCCCGCGCGGGGGGCTCGTGCTCATCCACGAGATCTGGGGACTCGTCGACCATATCCGGGATGTCGCCGACCGGTTCGCGGCGCAGGGGTACCTCGTCGCTGCGCCGGACATCCTGAGCCACGGCGGCATCGCGCCTGCGCTCGGCGCCGAGCTCTTCGCCCTCTTGAACGACCCGGACGAGAACGTGCGACTCGAGGCTCAGCCGCGCATGCGGGAGGCGATGAGCGAGATGCGCTCGCCCGGTTACGCGGCGTGGGCCGTCGGCGCCCTGCGCACTGTGGTCGACTGGCTCGAGACGCAGGAGGGCGTGGACGGCCGCATCGGCGCCGTCGGCTTCTGCTTCGGCGGGACCTACGTGTATCTGCTCGCCGCCTCGGATGACCGCATCCGCGCCGCCGTCCCGTTCTACGGGACCGCGCCGAGCCCCGAGCGCATCGCGGACATCTCCGCTGCCGTCCTCGCCCTCTACGGGCAGCACGACCCCGCCCTCATCGACGCCCTGCCCGACGTGTGGGAGCGGATGACGCAGGCCGGCGTCGACTTCGAGACCGTCGTCTATCCGGGGGCGGGGCACGCGTTCTTCAACGACACCGGATCCCGCTACCGTGCCGGCGAGGCGGCCGACGCCTGGGAGCGCGTCAACACCTTCCTGCCGGAGCACCTCGACGCACGATGA